A DNA window from Paenibacillus andongensis contains the following coding sequences:
- a CDS encoding CPBP family intramembrane glutamic endopeptidase: protein MTLLLLFAPTFFIFAGLYIFQSVPVTFALFYGWLLLITIVFKPIGLRYLTNKTALFIISIGAGLGAFFLVIISVGGALLHNELFESSQLEFLLKSWGFTGKYTVILVLVLTLVNPVLEEMYWRGFILQKLDQIKYKVIISSLFYSLYHFLVLLPMFKEPYPVVFFLMVFLTGMIWGWMVIKYRTLWISIISHSLADIGIILLYFKYIL from the coding sequence ATGACTCTTCTTTTATTATTTGCACCAACTTTCTTCATTTTTGCTGGCTTATATATTTTTCAAAGCGTGCCTGTTACATTCGCATTGTTCTATGGATGGCTCTTACTCATCACCATTGTTTTTAAACCGATAGGTTTGAGATACCTAACGAATAAAACCGCACTGTTTATTATCAGTATAGGGGCAGGCCTTGGAGCGTTTTTTTTAGTAATAATTTCTGTTGGAGGAGCACTTCTTCATAATGAACTATTTGAATCTTCACAGCTGGAGTTTTTGTTGAAAAGTTGGGGGTTCACCGGGAAATATACGGTGATTCTTGTTTTGGTACTTACCTTGGTGAATCCTGTTTTGGAGGAAATGTATTGGCGTGGGTTTATACTTCAAAAGCTTGATCAAATAAAGTATAAGGTAATTATCTCTTCTTTATTTTATAGCCTTTACCACTTTCTGGTTTTACTCCCTATGTTTAAAGAGCCGTACCCTGTAGTCTTTTTTTTAATGGTCTTTCTTACAGGAATGATATGGGGGTGGATGGTTATCAAGTACAGGACATTGTGGATTTCTATTATCAGCCATTCATTGGCAGACATAGGTATTATTTTGCTCTATTTTAAATATATCCTATGA
- a CDS encoding GTP pyrophosphokinase, with protein sequence MSTLTKAILIAAKAHDGQIDKGGNPYILHPARLATKASTEEESIVAMLHDVVEDSDTTLFDLKNAGFSMDIIEALDCLTKRADESYDDFIKRIKLNPLATKVKILDLEDNSDIARIPNPTDKDYARIDRYKKAIAELKF encoded by the coding sequence ATGAGTACTTTAACTAAAGCAATTCTAATTGCCGCAAAAGCTCATGATGGTCAAATAGATAAAGGTGGAAATCCATACATATTACATCCTGCCAGATTAGCAACTAAAGCCAGCACCGAAGAAGAATCCATTGTAGCAATGTTACATGATGTTGTAGAAGATTCAGATACTACTCTATTTGATTTAAAAAATGCAGGTTTTAGCATGGATATTATAGAAGCTTTAGATTGTCTAACAAAAAGAGCAGATGAATCATATGATGACTTTATCAAGAGGATCAAATTAAACCCCCTGGCGACGAAAGTGAAGATTCTGGATCTAGAAGATAACAGTGATATTGCTCGAATCCCTAACCCAACAGATAAAGACTATGCAAGGATTGATAGGTACAAAAAGGCTATTGCGGAGTTGAAATTCTAA
- a CDS encoding MOSC domain-containing protein, with amino-acid sequence MVNNFGSKVGEVVSVSRSEKHTFSKQTVNVIRLLPGLGVEGDAHMGLTVKHRSRVAQNPNQPNLRQIHFIHSELFDELRSAGFHVEPGQMGENITTRGINLLGLPTGTKLLIGETAVIEITGLRNPCSQIDNFQSGLLSAVLDHDESGNLIRKAGIMGIVLTGGEIWVEDTIQIVLPPEPFRPLERV; translated from the coding sequence ATGGTAAATAACTTTGGATCTAAAGTTGGAGAAGTTGTATCAGTTAGTCGTAGTGAAAAGCATACGTTTAGTAAACAAACTGTCAACGTTATCAGACTTCTACCTGGTCTGGGAGTAGAAGGCGACGCACACATGGGATTGACCGTAAAGCATCGTTCACGAGTAGCACAAAACCCGAATCAACCCAACCTTCGCCAGATTCATTTCATTCATTCGGAGTTGTTCGATGAACTACGAAGTGCTGGTTTTCATGTCGAGCCTGGGCAGATGGGTGAAAATATTACAACAAGAGGAATAAACTTGCTCGGATTGCCAACAGGAACAAAGCTGTTAATAGGTGAAACCGCAGTTATTGAGATCACGGGACTTCGCAATCCATGTTCACAAATTGACAATTTCCAGTCAGGGCTATTGAGTGCGGTTCTGGATCACGATGAGAGTGGAAACCTAATCCGAAAGGCTGGTATAATGGGTATCGTGTTAACTGGGGGAGAAATATGGGTTGAAGACACAATCCAAATTGTCCTGCCTCCTGAACCGTTTCGTCCTCTGGAACGAGTATAG
- a CDS encoding cytochrome P450 family protein — MLSNANLDLSSPEFKKNAHEIYNQLRQNDPLHEIAMPDGQRAWLSTRYDDAVQILKDDERFTKNLQSLSPEEYAAIMPKKEMDLISKQMLSSDPPDHTRLRSIVSKAFSPQMIENMQEEIQRITDDLIDRVQEKGSMEVIEDFAFPLPIIVISQMLGIPENDHHLFKKWSSDFINAANDRNKMKEAFPSIQAFGRYIEELITERRKYPGSDLISMLIQAHDSRDKLTAEELSSTIWLLIVAGHETTVNLIGNGLLALLENSEQFRLWRGDPAFSQSGIEELLRYYSPVEIATSRWARHDFTWHGKNIGKGDLIFVGLAAANRDPEQFENPNRLDITRKKNKHIAFGNGIHFCLGAPLARLEGKIALSTLLRRLPNLRIDTTSEELKWRSGILMRGLERFPVTF, encoded by the coding sequence ATGCTTTCTAATGCAAACCTTGATCTGTCGTCGCCTGAGTTCAAAAAAAATGCCCACGAGATTTACAATCAACTCAGGCAAAATGATCCGCTTCACGAAATTGCAATGCCGGATGGTCAGAGGGCATGGCTCTCCACACGCTACGACGATGCCGTACAAATATTGAAAGATGACGAACGTTTTACGAAAAACTTGCAATCTCTTTCCCCTGAAGAATATGCGGCGATTATGCCCAAAAAGGAAATGGATCTGATCAGCAAACAGATGCTCTCCAGCGACCCACCTGATCATACCCGTCTTCGTTCCATCGTATCCAAAGCTTTTTCACCCCAGATGATTGAAAACATGCAGGAGGAAATTCAGCGGATAACCGATGATCTAATCGACCGAGTTCAGGAAAAAGGGAGCATGGAGGTTATCGAAGACTTTGCCTTTCCGCTTCCAATTATCGTGATCAGCCAGATGCTGGGAATTCCAGAGAATGATCATCATCTTTTTAAGAAATGGTCCAGTGACTTCATTAACGCTGCCAATGATCGTAATAAGATGAAAGAAGCATTCCCTTCCATCCAGGCTTTTGGCCGTTATATCGAAGAACTCATCACCGAGAGAAGGAAGTATCCCGGTTCCGATTTGATCAGCATGTTAATCCAAGCTCACGATAGCAGAGATAAGCTGACTGCTGAAGAGTTGTCCTCTACGATTTGGCTGCTCATTGTCGCCGGGCATGAAACGACTGTCAATCTGATCGGCAACGGATTGCTCGCATTACTTGAAAATTCGGAGCAATTTCGCTTATGGCGTGGCGATCCGGCCTTTTCCCAATCGGGCATCGAAGAATTGCTTAGGTATTACAGTCCCGTCGAAATCGCCACATCCCGTTGGGCTAGACACGACTTTACTTGGCATGGCAAAAATATCGGTAAAGGCGATTTGATTTTCGTAGGCTTGGCAGCTGCCAACCGCGATCCCGAGCAATTCGAGAATCCCAACCGGCTGGATATTACAAGAAAGAAAAATAAGCATATTGCTTTCGGAAACGGTATTCATTTCTGCCTCGGGGCCCCACTTGCCCGATTGGAAGGAAAGATCGCTTTATCGACATTGCTTCGACGATTGCCTAACCTGCGTATTGACACAACTTCTGAGGAACTTAAATGGCGATCGGGCATCTTGATGCGAGGTTTAGAGCGGTTTCCGGTCACATTTTGA
- a CDS encoding isochorismatase family cysteine hydrolase: protein MKKHRYSGFVHTRLESVLQTLKIETLIITGVSTNLCVESTAREGFMLDYRIVLMKDACAAFSQEEHDMSLKTVDTYFGMVADTEQVVSFWQIHPTYSPQLIT from the coding sequence GTGAAGAAGCATCGTTACAGCGGGTTCGTACATACTAGGCTGGAGTCCGTATTGCAAACTCTTAAAATCGAAACCTTAATCATAACAGGTGTCAGCACGAATCTTTGTGTAGAATCAACCGCCAGGGAGGGATTTATGCTGGATTATCGGATCGTGCTCATGAAGGATGCTTGCGCGGCTTTTTCACAAGAAGAACACGATATGAGCTTAAAAACCGTAGACACCTATTTTGGAATGGTAGCGGATACGGAACAAGTTGTTTCCTTTTGGCAGATTCACCCGACCTATTCTCCCCAGCTTATTACCTAA
- a CDS encoding TetR/AcrR family transcriptional regulator, translating to MMTRHKLRSEETKQAILFAAGKLFADRGYNGVTMREIAKEADCSHTTIYIYYKDKEDLLHALSMPPLIELKERFNVLTKQNDLSQEVKLMEISMEFIRFCFLNKSIYHVIFITKGTRVDEENPELELNRIRIDIFKQIGQVLQEIFPFPPNQDQLLKFNRIYFYMLDGIVSTYSQTEESPNDLMNRLSSTFEEAFDSLLNGFKLKMTMC from the coding sequence ATGATGACAAGACATAAATTACGTTCGGAGGAGACGAAACAAGCGATTTTGTTCGCTGCGGGAAAGCTGTTCGCCGATCGAGGCTATAATGGCGTGACGATGAGAGAGATTGCGAAAGAAGCTGACTGTTCCCACACAACAATCTACATCTATTACAAGGATAAAGAAGATCTCTTGCATGCGCTGTCCATGCCTCCACTGATTGAACTGAAGGAAAGATTTAATGTGCTTACTAAACAGAACGACCTCTCGCAAGAAGTAAAGCTCATGGAAATTAGCATGGAATTCATCCGTTTCTGCTTTCTGAACAAATCCATTTACCATGTTATTTTTATCACAAAAGGGACGAGAGTGGACGAAGAGAATCCGGAACTAGAGCTTAACAGGATTCGCATCGACATATTCAAGCAGATTGGGCAGGTTCTTCAAGAAATTTTTCCCTTTCCGCCGAACCAGGATCAGCTGTTGAAATTCAATCGAATTTATTTCTATATGTTGGACGGTATCGTCAGCACGTACTCGCAGACCGAAGAGTCCCCTAATGACCTAATGAATCGCTTGAGCTCAACTTTCGAGGAAGCTTTTGATTCACTTCTCAACGGCTTTAAATTAAAAATGACAATGTGTTGA
- a CDS encoding YrdB family protein, with amino-acid sequence MVIIQNVLDAMCFILEITAFTVFGYWGYRVKASMPIKILLALSTPIIVIFAWGTFLAPHASIPLPLWISIILQLTVFVLAALCLYACKRKVMAIIFISIAFCTTLLVYVLQY; translated from the coding sequence ATGGTAATTATCCAAAACGTGCTCGATGCGATGTGCTTTATTCTGGAAATCACAGCTTTCACAGTCTTTGGCTACTGGGGATATCGTGTCAAGGCGAGCATGCCGATTAAAATCTTGCTTGCGTTGAGTACCCCGATAATTGTCATCTTTGCATGGGGTACCTTTCTCGCGCCTCACGCTTCGATCCCTTTGCCTTTATGGATAAGTATTATCCTGCAATTAACCGTATTTGTTTTAGCTGCACTCTGTTTGTATGCATGTAAGAGGAAAGTCATGGCAATCATCTTCATAAGTATTGCCTTCTGTACGACACTGCTTGTCTATGTCTTGCAATACTAA
- a CDS encoding helix-turn-helix domain-containing protein — MSYTVLTPNRDITSAALNWEHLQWLAEEVQTSGAKGKLYADSLVNLLTSHLLQTYSSIQKQPPTSSSLTIREIGKLIDYMNANLDRDISIAELSSFVHISPTHVNRMFKQVTGFTPYQYFLHLRIEKAKELMKRKQLVLSEVALLLGFANQSHFHRHFKKATGLTPREFEKNC; from the coding sequence ATGAGCTATACAGTGCTTACGCCAAATCGTGACATAACCAGTGCAGCCCTGAATTGGGAGCATCTGCAGTGGTTGGCGGAGGAAGTACAGACGAGTGGCGCGAAGGGCAAATTGTATGCCGACTCGTTAGTAAACCTGCTCACCTCCCATCTGCTGCAGACTTACTCCTCGATCCAAAAACAACCACCTACCTCGAGCAGCTTGACCATACGCGAAATAGGCAAGCTCATTGATTATATGAATGCAAACTTGGATCGCGATATATCCATTGCAGAACTATCCTCTTTTGTCCATATCAGTCCTACACATGTCAACAGAATGTTTAAGCAAGTGACTGGCTTTACTCCCTACCAATATTTCCTTCATCTGAGAATTGAGAAGGCTAAGGAGCTTATGAAGAGGAAGCAGCTAGTCTTGTCGGAAGTAGCGCTGCTGCTTGGCTTCGCTAATCAAAGCCACTTTCACAGACACTTCAAAAAGGCCACCGGACTTACACCGCGCGAGTTTGAAAAGAATTGTTGA
- a CDS encoding SDR family oxidoreductase — protein sequence MNKSIKIFGGTGRTGSLISSLLADKGESVVIATRDPHKARALASSFIHYRYGDINQKEGMKELLADSKAIIIIVESDESPNSPNSPKNVHYLGLLNIIEIVKELQLEVHVVLVTQIYITRPELYPEVKEIIFWRGQAEQALRDSGIAYTIVRPSWLTNEASQPVRLEQGDTGNGSIARIDVARICAEASLSLEARAKTFEIFNDERANSSPLIDWSERFSQLKTDGS from the coding sequence ATGAATAAATCCATTAAGATCTTCGGTGGAACAGGTCGAACGGGAAGTTTAATCTCTTCCCTACTGGCCGATAAAGGGGAATCCGTCGTGATAGCGACCAGAGATCCACACAAAGCAAGAGCGCTTGCCTCCTCTTTCATCCATTATCGGTACGGCGATATTAATCAGAAAGAGGGGATGAAAGAACTGCTTGCCGACAGTAAAGCTATAATCATCATTGTAGAGTCGGATGAGAGCCCCAATTCTCCCAATAGTCCCAAGAACGTCCACTACCTCGGGTTACTGAATATTATCGAAATTGTGAAAGAACTGCAATTGGAAGTACATGTTGTGTTGGTTACGCAGATCTACATCACAAGACCGGAGCTTTATCCGGAAGTAAAAGAGATTATTTTCTGGAGAGGGCAGGCGGAACAAGCTTTGCGGGATTCCGGTATAGCTTATACGATCGTGCGTCCAAGTTGGCTGACCAACGAAGCCTCTCAACCCGTTCGTTTGGAGCAAGGAGATACCGGTAATGGCAGCATTGCCAGGATTGATGTGGCACGAATATGCGCAGAAGCTTCATTGTCTCTGGAGGCGCGTGCAAAAACGTTTGAAATCTTCAATGACGAGAGAGCAAACTCAAGCCCTTTAATAGACTGGTCTGAACGCTTCTCGCAATTGAAAACCGATGGATCGTAA
- a CDS encoding nuclear transport factor 2 family protein, translating to MKMIQEVNKNLELVQRFFACYGSGDLETMKREILAEDVTWIIPGHHPLAGVKKGANEIVDYFATIAKANFKAEVISLSASENHVVDVHRGWGEYGEHKVDMNWVLVYQIENGRIKQAQNFAADQHEADQFFWKVWGDELKPVPARLRSED from the coding sequence ATGAAAATGATTCAAGAAGTGAACAAAAATTTGGAATTAGTTCAGAGATTCTTCGCATGTTATGGAAGTGGAGATTTGGAAACAATGAAGCGTGAAATTTTAGCTGAAGATGTGACTTGGATAATTCCAGGACATCATCCGCTGGCAGGTGTGAAGAAAGGCGCGAATGAGATTGTTGATTATTTTGCGACCATTGCCAAAGCAAATTTTAAAGCCGAGGTGATTTCGCTCTCCGCCAGCGAGAATCATGTGGTCGATGTACATCGTGGTTGGGGGGAGTACGGTGAACATAAAGTGGATATGAACTGGGTTCTTGTCTATCAAATTGAGAACGGACGAATTAAGCAAGCCCAAAATTTTGCTGCAGATCAACACGAAGCCGATCAATTCTTTTGGAAGGTTTGGGGGGACGAACTTAAACCCGTTCCGGCTCGACTTAGAAGCGAGGATTAG
- a CDS encoding nuclear transport factor 2 family protein, with amino-acid sequence MEKFSSLNGLMIMLLSFTMSACNQAPINAVTKSPSHEVSQTAVKTEKAAAEAQTQIGSENENKEKYELPPPEARPYVDAVNNGDLDALVNSFAEEAVITDVKRQIKGWEEIRFWGKNEVMGGTLEVLENEPKPKGVRMLVHFAPKGSKGFKAYYTFEFKDGKIISADLQYA; translated from the coding sequence ATGGAAAAATTTTCTTCATTAAATGGGCTTATGATTATGTTATTGAGTTTTACTATGTCTGCTTGCAATCAGGCACCAATAAATGCTGTAACGAAATCGCCGTCCCATGAAGTTTCACAAACTGCAGTAAAAACGGAAAAAGCCGCCGCCGAAGCTCAAACCCAAATAGGTTCGGAGAATGAGAACAAAGAAAAGTACGAATTGCCGCCGCCCGAAGCTAGACCATATGTAGATGCCGTCAATAATGGCGACCTTGACGCTCTCGTAAACAGTTTTGCCGAAGAAGCGGTAATTACGGATGTCAAACGACAGATTAAAGGTTGGGAAGAAATACGATTCTGGGGAAAAAACGAAGTGATGGGTGGAACCTTGGAGGTTTTGGAAAATGAGCCGAAGCCAAAGGGTGTTCGCATGCTTGTTCATTTCGCCCCCAAAGGCTCCAAGGGTTTTAAGGCTTATTATACGTTTGAGTTCAAAGACGGAAAGATCATAAGTGCCGATTTACAATATGCATAA
- a CDS encoding alpha/beta hydrolase, protein MEKISFQADGLTVVGQVFLPQSAVRGGKLPALVFEGPMTGLKDQVVEVYAKKLADAGFLTLTFDHRFYGESQGEPRQFEAPGKKVEDLRDAVTYLLSRNDVDPEYIGAVGICAGGGFMAKAAALDKRIKALATVAGFYHDPNVMKAWLGEEGYRTKVELSRAAQRKYEESGVVEYIPSISEDPTETNVAMPGDEPYDYYGTARGFSPHYRNRFAVMSFEEFLNFNSIDFAGDIVAPTLVVHGTNDLYCTTNGAQNFYDHLQAEKRIHWIETTNHIDLYDQDQYVDQAVRQIEAWFHEHLQNTSRKV, encoded by the coding sequence ATGGAGAAAATATCGTTTCAAGCAGATGGTTTGACAGTTGTGGGGCAAGTTTTCCTGCCACAAAGCGCTGTAAGAGGCGGTAAGCTTCCCGCATTGGTCTTTGAAGGCCCGATGACTGGACTTAAAGATCAGGTGGTTGAAGTTTATGCCAAAAAGCTGGCTGATGCCGGGTTCTTGACCTTAACGTTTGACCATCGTTTTTACGGTGAAAGTCAGGGTGAGCCCAGGCAGTTCGAAGCCCCGGGCAAAAAAGTGGAAGACCTCCGGGATGCGGTTACTTACCTCTTATCCCGTAATGATGTCGATCCCGAGTATATCGGCGCTGTCGGCATTTGTGCCGGCGGGGGATTCATGGCAAAGGCTGCGGCGCTTGATAAACGTATTAAAGCTTTGGCGACTGTGGCTGGTTTTTATCACGATCCTAATGTAATGAAAGCGTGGCTTGGCGAAGAAGGATATCGCACCAAAGTCGAGCTATCGCGTGCTGCGCAGAGAAAATATGAGGAATCGGGTGTTGTGGAGTATATTCCTAGTATCTCTGAAGACCCAACCGAGACTAACGTGGCTATGCCAGGTGACGAGCCTTATGACTATTACGGAACGGCGCGAGGATTTTCTCCGCATTACCGAAACCGATTTGCAGTCATGAGTTTCGAGGAGTTTCTGAATTTCAATTCGATCGATTTCGCCGGGGATATTGTAGCGCCTACGCTTGTGGTACATGGTACGAACGATTTATACTGTACAACTAATGGCGCCCAAAACTTCTACGATCATTTGCAAGCGGAAAAACGCATTCACTGGATCGAAACGACGAATCATATTGACCTTTATGATCAAGACCAATATGTAGATCAAGCGGTAAGACAGATCGAGGCCTGGTTTCATGAACACCTTCAAAACACCTCTCGAAAAGTGTAA
- a CDS encoding nuclear transport factor 2 family protein, whose product MNNTQVQFDWMNKMAIIETVSKFAYYADHRQWEDLQQLFTEEVKVDYTSLAGGEPVTIPANVLMDSWNKVLTPLKATQHLISNHIIDFDNEHQATCRAYFQAQHEFPNPFGGSQWTLGGKYLFLFVKENTQWKISELVMTAVWANGNQNIMNLASQQLNI is encoded by the coding sequence ATGAACAACACACAAGTACAATTCGACTGGATGAACAAAATGGCTATTATCGAAACGGTGTCCAAATTTGCTTATTACGCCGACCATCGGCAATGGGAGGATTTGCAGCAGCTTTTCACAGAAGAAGTGAAGGTTGACTATACATCCTTGGCTGGAGGCGAGCCGGTCACGATCCCGGCAAACGTACTTATGGATAGTTGGAATAAAGTATTAACGCCATTAAAGGCGACACAGCACTTGATTTCTAATCATATCATCGACTTCGATAACGAGCATCAAGCAACATGCCGTGCATACTTTCAAGCACAGCATGAATTTCCGAATCCTTTTGGCGGAAGTCAGTGGACTTTGGGGGGGAAATACTTGTTCCTCTTCGTTAAGGAAAACACCCAATGGAAAATATCTGAACTGGTCATGACTGCTGTATGGGCTAATGGCAATCAAAATATTATGAACTTGGCAAGTCAACAGCTAAATATTTAA
- a CDS encoding DUF3231 family protein, with product MEAIKPIKLISTRTNKTKMDEKLTSAEVGKLWATYIGNSMAKCVLSYFLQNIEDQEIKKTVEYALFLSEQMVQTIKEILNKENHPVPVGFTEDDVNLGAPRLFSDEFYLHYLKYAAKAGMSIYAIAVPLMSRHDVRTFFTNCLEVTIKLINQVNDVLIIKGSFVKAPYIPIPKKIEIVKKQSYLNGFLGHVRPLHALEITHLYDNIQNNVTSKSLLIGFRQVTKLDEVREFLHRGEKITSNHIETWSQLLEDEGLQSHPALDHLVTNSSFSPFSDKLMVFHKVDMFSMKIRSYGNSLAVDGRHDIAAKYAGFLLDVGRFAEDGAKLMINHEWMEQPPHASGRDA from the coding sequence ATGGAAGCTATAAAACCGATAAAGTTAATCTCCACAAGAACAAACAAGACAAAAATGGACGAAAAATTAACTTCGGCTGAAGTTGGAAAACTTTGGGCTACTTATATTGGGAATTCAATGGCCAAATGTGTTTTGAGCTATTTTCTTCAAAATATTGAGGATCAAGAAATAAAAAAAACTGTAGAATACGCGCTATTTTTATCTGAACAAATGGTTCAAACCATCAAAGAAATATTAAACAAGGAGAATCATCCTGTTCCTGTTGGTTTCACTGAAGACGATGTAAACTTAGGGGCGCCTCGGCTATTCTCGGATGAATTTTATCTTCATTACTTGAAGTATGCAGCAAAAGCCGGGATGAGCATTTATGCAATTGCTGTACCACTAATGAGTAGACACGATGTGAGAACATTTTTTACAAACTGCTTGGAAGTGACAATCAAACTAATAAATCAGGTCAACGACGTTTTAATCATAAAAGGTTCATTCGTTAAAGCTCCTTACATACCGATCCCGAAAAAGATAGAAATTGTGAAAAAACAAAGTTACCTTAACGGTTTCTTAGGACATGTCAGACCACTTCACGCATTAGAAATTACCCACCTTTACGATAATATTCAAAATAATGTGACAAGCAAATCCTTACTCATCGGATTCAGACAAGTAACCAAATTAGATGAGGTTAGAGAATTTCTACATAGAGGTGAGAAAATCACCTCGAACCATATAGAAACTTGGAGCCAGCTCCTTGAAGATGAAGGATTGCAGTCCCATCCCGCATTGGACCACTTAGTAACGAATTCTTCTTTTTCTCCATTTTCAGATAAATTGATGGTATTTCATAAGGTGGATATGTTTTCGATGAAGATCAGATCGTATGGTAATTCTTTAGCTGTTGACGGAAGGCATGATATTGCGGCGAAATATGCAGGATTTCTATTGGACGTAGGACGTTTCGCAGAGGATGGAGCCAAACTAATGATAAATCATGAGTGGATGGAGCAGCCACCACATGCATCTGGCCGAGATGCTTAG
- a CDS encoding branched-chain amino acid transporter permease encodes MSMTLIERMITIAMVVLGTMMTRFIPFIIFPSGRTTPSYVQYLGKVLPSAALGLLVVYNIKDVQFLSGDHGVPELFSIVVVALLHIWKRNMFLSIASGTLVYMFLIQFIF; translated from the coding sequence ATGTCAATGACTTTAATAGAGCGAATGATTACGATAGCAATGGTTGTTCTGGGAACCATGATGACCAGATTTATTCCATTTATTATTTTTCCTTCGGGTCGGACCACTCCAAGTTATGTGCAGTATCTCGGCAAAGTATTGCCCTCAGCAGCTCTAGGGTTACTAGTTGTCTATAATATCAAAGATGTCCAATTTTTATCCGGTGACCATGGTGTACCCGAATTGTTTTCAATTGTTGTCGTTGCTTTGCTGCATATTTGGAAAAGGAATATGTTTTTATCCATAGCAAGCGGTACTCTCGTCTATATGTTTTTGATTCAATTCATATTTTAG